The Oryzihumus leptocrescens sequence ACTTCTTCTTCGGGATTGGGTCGCACCGGTCAGCGGGAACGCAGGTGGCCCGTTTCCAGAACGGCGTCCCGTCGCCTCCCTAGCCGGACCGTCCCCTCCGTACAGGCCTGCGGGCTCTTGAGGGATCCTCCTGTTCTTTGCGCAGCCGGGCGTTTTCGCGCTCCAGGTCCAAGACCATGACGATGCCGGCGAGGTTGAGACCGGCCCCGAGCAGGTCGCCGATTCGGCGCAACCGGTCCAGGTCGTTCGAGCTGTACCGGCGGGTGCCTCCTGCGGTGCGCTGGGGTTCGAGGAGACCGCGGGCCTCGTACAGGCGAAGGGTCTGCGGACCCATGCCGACAAGTTCGGCGGCCACCGAGATGCCGTATACGCCGCGGTCGCCGTCGGGAGCGGGCGCTGTCATGGCGGGGCCGTGGGGCCGTCCCTTCTCGCGAATTCTCTGGTCGGGCTCTTGCATCAGTATGTCGGCAGTGCTACAAGAAATCTATAGCGCAAACCACAGATCCCGAACGGGAACGGTGGCGCACCTGGAGCATCAGAAGAGACGCGATGGAGGTGAGGATGATGCTGATGCGCACCGACCCCTTCCGTGAGCTGGACCGATTGACCCAAGAGGTCTTCGGCCCGAACGGCACCCTGGCCCGGCCTACGGCGATGCTGATGGACGCCTGGCGGGACGGGGACCTCTTCCATGTCGAGTTCGACCTGCCCGGGGTCAGCGAGGACTCGATCGACATCGATGTGGAACGCAACGTGGTCACAGTCAAAGCCGAGCGCCCGGCGCGGGCCAGTGACGCCGAGCTGCTCGCCGCGGAACGGCCGCGGGGGGTGTTCAGCCGCCAGCTCGTGCTCGGTGACAACCTGGACACCGAGCGGATCGAGGCCAGCTACGACTCCGGGGTGCTGGCCCTGAAGATCCCGGTCGCCGAGCATGCGAAGCCGCGCAAGATCGAGATCAGCAGCAGGGCCGCGGGTCGGCAGGCGATCACCGCCTGACCTGGTGGTGAGCCTTATGGCCACGGCCCGCGCCGACCAGGACCACGCCGCGGACAGCCTGCACGAGGAGTTCCTCGAGCTGGTGTGCGGGGACGAGCAGCTGCTGCGAGCTGAGTTCGACGCCATCATCGCCCAGGAATGGGGCAGTCGCCCCCCTCCGGCTCGTCCACGCGCTCCGTGTCCGGCGACCCGCCCCCGTCGGTGGGCGCGCCCCACCCGGACCCTGGGGTTGCGACCGCGACGGCCCCGGCACCCCGGTATCGGCGGGTGGAGCCGGCAACGCTCACCGCCCGGCGCCGGCCGGCATCCCGCCCACCCAGAACCGCACCGAAAAGCAAGGCCGCACGAAGGTAGGTGATCGCCCGACACGGCATGCTCGCGGGACTCTCGCCTGGGCCGCTGTTCGATGCACCGCGCCCGACGCACGTTGCGCGACGCCCACGCCTTGACGGCGTACCGTTCGCGGCCCAGGCGAGGCCAACCACCAGCACCCGCCCCAACCACACCCCGGCGCTGTTCCCCCGCCCGCCGCGGCGGCGGGACCCCACCCGGACGATGACCCTGGAGGGTGACATGAGGCTCAACGGCAGCGACCCGTACACCATCCTGGGGGTGGCCCGGAACGCGACCGAGGAGCAGATCCGGCGCGCCTACCCCACATTGATGCGCCAGAACCATCCCGATACGCGCCCGTCAGGTGACCCGACCCTCGGGGCAGCCTCAAACACCACGCTCGAAAGGGCGATCGCCGCCTACGCGATCCTGGGCGACCCGGCCAGCCGGGCCGAGTACGACCACCGGACCAGCGCGCAACACCCCAGGGCTGCGCCCTGGGGTGACCCGGGGCGCTGGGGCGGCCCTGGGATGCGCTCGTCATCTGGCGCACCCGACCAACCGCCGATCCAGGCTGGCCCTGTGCGCTGGCACCGCCGCAGCGGATAGACACGGACCTGGAATCCTCCTGAGCGCCACATGGGCGACCCTCCGTTGCAGTGCCTACCCCGCATGCAACTCGTGTCACTCAGTTAACGACCGCGGACTTGGGCGTCCCGGCTGAAACAACTGATTGCCGGGCCTGCCGTCGTATCAATGAGAAGCGGGACCCTCGCTGGACCGCCTCGACCTCACCACCGACCCCGGCGCCCCATTCCCGAAGGGCTTCATGAGCCCAAGCCCCGCGTGTTCCC is a genomic window containing:
- a CDS encoding MerR family transcriptional regulator: MTAPAPDGDRGVYGISVAAELVGMGPQTLRLYEARGLLEPQRTAGGTRRYSSNDLDRLRRIGDLLGAGLNLAGIVMVLDLERENARLRKEQEDPSRARRPVRRGRSG
- a CDS encoding Hsp20/alpha crystallin family protein, whose amino-acid sequence is MLMRTDPFRELDRLTQEVFGPNGTLARPTAMLMDAWRDGDLFHVEFDLPGVSEDSIDIDVERNVVTVKAERPARASDAELLAAERPRGVFSRQLVLGDNLDTERIEASYDSGVLALKIPVAEHAKPRKIEISSRAAGRQAITA
- a CDS encoding J domain-containing protein, coding for MRLNGSDPYTILGVARNATEEQIRRAYPTLMRQNHPDTRPSGDPTLGAASNTTLERAIAAYAILGDPASRAEYDHRTSAQHPRAAPWGDPGRWGGPGMRSSSGAPDQPPIQAGPVRWHRRSG